One stretch of Harpia harpyja isolate bHarHar1 chromosome 17, bHarHar1 primary haplotype, whole genome shotgun sequence DNA includes these proteins:
- the SERTM1 gene encoding serine-rich and transmembrane domain-containing protein 1 isoform X2, producing the protein MSEPDPSSGFVGNMENGTFLELYPTSLSTSVDSSPGPLSNVYVYVSIFLSLLAFLLLLLIIALQRLKNIISSSSSYPEYNSDAGSSFTNLEVCSISSQRSALSNLSS; encoded by the coding sequence ATGTCAGAACCCGACCCTTCATCTGGATTTGTAGGAAACATGGAGAATGGGACTTTTCTGGAGCTGTATCCCACATCCCTTTCAACTTCAGTGGATTCATCGCCTGGCCCTTTATCCAATGTCTATGTCTATGTTTCTATATTCCTTAGTCTCTtagcttttctccttttgctattGATCATTGCACTTCAGAGGCtgaaaaacataatttcttcCAGCTCCTCCTACCCAGAATATAATAGTGATGCTGGAAGTTCTTTCACTAATTTAGAGGTTTGTAGTATTTCTTCCCAGCGCTCTGCTCTGTCAAACCTTTCTTCATGA